In the Balaenoptera acutorostrata chromosome 16, mBalAcu1.1, whole genome shotgun sequence genome, TGTTGTTGGTTGTGGAACATTTTGGTGGAAGGGATGTAAATCCATGAAATGTCCAGTTTCCATTGTCAGCAAGTATTTTAAGGATGGAATTCAGATGCACTAACCCGGCAGCGCCTCCAGCCCCTCTGAAGTTCTGACAGACTCATCTTTGGCTGTGGTCTTCCCGCCAGGGCGTCGAGTCCCAGCCCCAGAGCAGCAGAGCCCTAAGGCGGGACGTAACAGACACGTTGCCCCCACTCTGCTGCCGGCCAGGGCAAGGGTGAGGCAAGTCAGTTTCCCTTCTAGAAAATGAGGAGCCTTTGGGGTGAACAGTAGTGCTTTGGACTTTCCTGGGAGGCAGTACGGTATGTTGGAGAGGAAACCGTCTCAGGCGTCCTGGGGGCTGCCTGGATCCTAGACCTTGCTCTGCTTCTGGCTGAGCACCGTGGGACTCctgtcccctctctgagcctcagtttctcacctgtaaagCGAGGTTGGACTGCATGGCTTTTAAGGGCCTTTCTGGCTCTAACATCCTGTTTAAGACGGGTTCTTGGTGAGGAGGTAGAGGGCTGGCACGAAGGCCTTCTCAAATCCTGTTTCTCTTTGTCGTTTGCGAACCAGAAAATGACAGATGGCGAGACCTGGACAGGAAGTGCCCTCTTCAGATCGACCAGCCGAGCGCCAGCATCTGGGAGTGCCTGCCTGACAAGTGTCAGGACGGCGCTCTGTGGCACCGGGAGGCCGCGACCGCCTGCGCGGTCACCAACCTGATCAAAGACCTCAGCCTCAGTGACCACAACGGGAACCCCTCAGCGCCCCCCAGCAAGCGCCAGTGCCGGTCGCTGTCCTTCTCCGACGAGATGTCCAGCTGCCGAACGTCGTGGAGGCCCCTGGGGTCCAAAGTCTGGACTCCTGTTGAGAAGAGGCGCTGTTACAGCGGGGGCAGCGTCCAGCGCTACTCCAACGGCTTCAGCACCATGCAGAGGAGCTCCAGCTTCAGCCTCCCGTCCCGCGCCAACGTGCTCTCCTCGCCCTACGACCAGGCGGGACTTCACCCCCGATTTGGCGGTCAGCCCTGCCAGGGGGCGCCGGGCTCGGCCACCTGCAGACAGGCAGGCGACATCTGGGGCCCTGACCCAAGCCCCGTGGGCGGGGCCCGACTGGACATGCAGCGGTCCCTCTCCTGCTCGCACGAGCAGTTCTCCTTTGCGGAGTACTGTCCCCCCTCAGCCAGCAGCACCCCTGCCTCGACGCCGGAGCTGGCCAGACGCTCCAGTGGGCTCTCCCGCAGCCGCTCCCAGCCGTGTGTCCTTAACGACAAGAAGGTCGGCGTCAAGCGGCGTCGTCCCGAGGAGGCGCAGGAGCAGAGGCCCTCCCTGGACCTGGCCAAGATGGCGCAGGTAAGAGCCCCAGAAGGCGCTGCAGAAGCAACCAGGTGCTTTCCGGGGCCGCCACGGCTCCTGGCCCATCCCGGGCAACTGCAGGGTGCCAGTGTCGGAAATGCCCAGCAAGTGGGTTTATTTCCtcgtttttaaaattctatacagTGAAAGATGAAATCAAGCCccctggttttttttgttttttttttaaacatctatttctttccatttaaaatcagaaatgctCTTTCCCTCTGCACACGTGCTAGTGGTACAGGAACAGACAGATGATGAGAGGCAGGGTGTCGGGCAGTCCAGCATCACCAGACACTGGTGGTCCCCCTCCTGGCACTTTCTGGAGCCTCTCCCAGGAGCCCATCCCTGCAGCCGCCGTAGGAACTGCTGGCACAGGCCGGGATTCCGTGTCTCTCGGATCATGCTGATCCTGAGATCAGGGCCGTGGGTGATAGTTTTAAAGAACGAGAAATGGGGGGAGGCACTTATTCTTTTGATTAAACTGCCAACAGTGTGAGACCATCAAGAAATTGTGGTCACTCTGCTCTGTGCCACCTGTGTAATCATCCTTGCTGTTCACTGTAGGCGAGGCCTCTGGCCACACACCCCTGTCACTTGTGCTTTATCCTCCGAGTCTCAGAGCCCTGCCTCGTGCTAACACTGATCTTGGGTATGGGTTTGAATGAGATGAACTTGGAGTTAATACACCATTATCAGGACAGTCTCCAAGCCTGAGCGCCGCCTGCGTTTGGTTCTCACTGCGGGGTCCCAAGGATCAGAGCGTGACAGTGAGGCCCAGGGAGCAGGGCTGGTCCTTGTGACCACCTGCCCACTCGAGGACAGATGGGTGTGGTGGGTAGAATGCGGCGCTCTAGGTTCTGTGTTCAGGGGTTCCTCAGGTGCTCAGAGCCACGGTTTGAGCATTATCTTTTCTAGTCTTGTTATGTGAGCACCTGTCACGGCTGGGCTTGAGGGAGTGGGGACTAGCTTGGCGGTGAGAGGTTGGCCTCGCTCGTGAGCGTATGGCCACGTCTGTGCAGGCAGGCTTGTCGTGTCCACCCCTTCCCAGGTGGGCACCACTGCCTTCCTTCAGTGGCCAGTGCTGCTTTTTCAGCCGGGCCTCCtttcatttcagaaagaaaatacagCTTCTGTTTTGGCGTTTCCTTCTCTTCTAGTTCTCCCTCCAAGCCTAGAGGTCCCCCCAAAAGAAGAGGTGCAGGTATCTCTGGTCTAGACCACCCACGTGACCCCTGAGTCCAGCCTTTCTGGCCACCTTTGTCCAAGAGCCCAGACCCTGCCTTCATGGTCAGTTTCCCTTCCTCCCAGCGCCTCTCCAGGGGTGTCCAAGGTAGACAACGATTGAACACATTCATTCAAGTTGGACAGGCAGGTGGAATTTTCCTTCCTGGAGAAATGTAAATAGGTAAAAAGGCTGGAAAGGTAACAGATTTGGGTGACTGCTGAAGGAAACCCAGAGCCCTGAGTTGTGGGTACGATAAATGGCTGCAGTTAAATTTTTAATGCTGAGCTTATTTTATTAGCTAATAAGCTAGATAGGTCATAAAAATAACGTACAGGTGTAATTGTATTTTACTAGCCACAGGTTGGAATAACACCACTGGCATCACTGGAGACATTTCCCGTCCTCACTTGGGTAGAAACCATTTAAAGATATTTCTCCCGGTGGGACTGTGCCCAGATGTATGGACTGCTTCCCTGGCTCCAGGCAGCCCTCCAAGGTCCGCAGGAGTCTGCCCTCATTCTGCCTGTCTTTCCCCAGCCAAGGCCTGGAGAGGGCAGGGTCCCGGGAAAGCAGAGAAGGGGCCCCTGGGAAGCGCGTGGGCCGAGGGGCTGCGGCCAGAGCCCTGGGGATAGATGGGCCCTGAGCCGCCCCCCATCAAGCCTCTAGACCCAGCCAGCCCTCTTCCCCTGGGGCGCCGCCTGCTTCGGCTCCCCCACCGGATGATTCATGGCCTCGGGAGGTGGGCCTTCCTCCTCTGGGAGCCTTGAAAGCCAGGCCCAGGGCCACCTCTATGCATTTGAAGAGCCCTGGATGCAGCCTGGAGCATGTGGGGCCCTGCAGCCGGCACTCTGTGAGTGGTGTTgttgctgggggagggaggcggggacCTGCTCACAGCCAGACAGCGGTTGGTGCAGGACTTACTGCCCCCAGACCCTGGCCTCCGCGTGCTCTTACCCGCATCTGTAGCTGCCGGGAAGCGAGCGGGTCTGCACGACGGTAGGAAGGCTGGCTTGTGCCGAGGGTCAGCGCTGCTCTCTGTGTCCTGCTACCCTTTCCTGCAGCCGGATCGCAGACTCTCTCTCGTGGGTCTTTTGATCTTGCTTTATACGTTTGCCTCCCTGGCGGGAGGGGTTCCGCGTGAGCATCATTGTCAAGGAGCCCCCGTGTGCGTGGGCTCTGGGCCCAGGTGCGTGAGAGACTCGGGCTGAAGGTACAGAG is a window encoding:
- the FAM53B gene encoding protein FAM53B isoform X1 produces the protein MVMVLSQSLDKQGADPVACRTFSPELHTPKKMSQGPTLFSCGIMENDRWRDLDRKCPLQIDQPSASIWECLPDKCQDGALWHREAATACAVTNLIKDLSLSDHNGNPSAPPSKRQCRSLSFSDEMSSCRTSWRPLGSKVWTPVEKRRCYSGGSVQRYSNGFSTMQRSSSFSLPSRANVLSSPYDQAGLHPRFGGQPCQGAPGSATCRQAGDIWGPDPSPVGGARLDMQRSLSCSHEQFSFAEYCPPSASSTPASTPELARRSSGLSRSRSQPCVLNDKKVGVKRRRPEEAQEQRPSLDLAKMAQNCQTFSSLSCLSAGTEDRGPHSPFALHISSTRSWTALLSASGTGGRTPAGTPIPEPLPPSLDDHPACQEEPCCEEAGGCALGEGCGGRGEPGTAWRDRGAVRNSPCSLDGELDIEQIENN
- the FAM53B gene encoding protein FAM53B isoform X2, whose translation is MVMVLSQSLDKQGADPVACRTFSPELHTPKKMSQGPTLFSCGIMENDRWRDLDRKCPLQIDQPSASIWECLPDKCQDGALWHREAATACAVTNLIKDLSLSDHNGNPSAPPSKRQCRSLSFSDEMSSCRTSWRPLGSKVWTPVEKRRCYSGGSVQRYSNGFSTMQRSSSFSLPSRANVLSSPYDQAGLHPRFGGQPCQGAPGSATCRQAGDIWGPDPSPVGGARLDMQRSLSCSHEQFSFAEYCPPSASSTPASTPELARRSSGLSRSRSQPCVLNDKKVGVKRRRPEEAQEQRPSLDLAKMAQVCNTAKAHRHVHQRHVLECSKQLQSQEQKGRNRTNVHQRENRETEGGTCTRQNSTGHHHPQ